One genomic segment of Novosphingobium sp. RL4 includes these proteins:
- a CDS encoding PAS domain S-box protein codes for MSDLTIPDDLRTFFENSPVALALGSPDADNPLILVNGRFADLTGYSQKDLAGRNCRILQGQAEDHEARARLRTFLGDDAAVNVRTPIPNFRKDGTPFVNLLYMSRLRTLSGTTRYIFASQFDVSRAQPDRLKAYDSDLGLTLTRLSPVAAESGIILEGTLTTIANSASTIAQARLTLAGLDDGAIL; via the coding sequence TTGTCCGATCTGACTATTCCCGACGACCTGCGCACCTTCTTCGAGAATTCGCCGGTAGCCCTGGCCTTGGGAAGTCCGGACGCGGACAATCCGCTGATCCTGGTGAACGGCCGCTTTGCGGACCTGACGGGCTATTCGCAAAAGGACCTTGCAGGTCGCAATTGCCGCATTCTGCAGGGGCAGGCAGAGGATCATGAAGCCCGAGCTAGACTGCGGACTTTCCTGGGCGACGATGCTGCGGTCAATGTGCGCACCCCGATCCCCAATTTTCGGAAGGACGGAACGCCTTTTGTGAACCTGCTTTACATGTCGAGGCTGCGCACCCTTTCCGGCACGACGCGCTACATTTTCGCGTCGCAGTTCGATGTCAGCCGCGCCCAGCCCGATCGGCTCAAGGCATATGACAGCGACCTTGGCCTGACGCTGACGCGCCTTAGCCCGGTGGCCGCCGAGAGCGGCATCATCCTCGAGGGCACCTTGACGACGATCGCGAATTCGGCCTCGACGATCGCCCAGGCAAGGCTGACCCTGGCCGGTCTAGACGACGGCGCGATCCTTTGA
- a CDS encoding NmrA/HSCARG family protein, with translation MSNSETPLILVAGATGKQGGAVVQALLQAGRAVRALVRDPDSLGARALAARGVEVVKGDYHDSASLDAALAGTWGAFSVQMGSHPGDPDTEIVTGKAFIEAARRAGVDMVVHTSVARAGDQQNFVGWDEGRWEPLYWNNKAAVNDMVKAQGFRHWTILKPAMIMEDLVPPMVESMYPSLRERGRFETAIEADTGMDWIAAKDIGAFAAAAFANPDHFHGHEIDLAAETFTMPEVAAKITAATGKLVSAVTLSKEEALAKPYGELGYQHESWNNAEGYKVDLDTVRSWGVPLTTLDEFIAQNRDKFAIG, from the coding sequence ATGTCGAATTCCGAAACCCCTCTAATCCTGGTGGCCGGCGCTACTGGCAAACAGGGCGGCGCTGTCGTTCAAGCGCTTTTGCAGGCAGGCCGTGCCGTCCGTGCATTGGTGCGCGATCCGGATTCGCTTGGAGCGCGGGCGCTTGCGGCTCGAGGGGTCGAGGTCGTCAAGGGCGACTATCACGATTCTGCCAGTCTCGATGCAGCGTTGGCGGGGACATGGGGCGCGTTCTCCGTGCAGATGGGCTCGCATCCCGGCGATCCGGATACCGAGATTGTCACCGGCAAGGCGTTCATCGAGGCGGCCCGTCGCGCAGGTGTCGATATGGTCGTCCACACCTCTGTCGCCCGTGCAGGCGATCAGCAGAACTTCGTCGGTTGGGACGAAGGCCGTTGGGAGCCGCTGTACTGGAACAACAAGGCGGCCGTGAACGACATGGTCAAGGCGCAGGGCTTCCGTCACTGGACGATTCTGAAGCCAGCTATGATTATGGAGGACCTTGTGCCGCCGATGGTGGAATCCATGTATCCCTCGCTACGTGAACGCGGCCGGTTCGAAACAGCGATCGAAGCGGATACCGGCATGGACTGGATCGCGGCGAAGGATATCGGCGCATTCGCGGCGGCCGCATTCGCCAATCCGGATCATTTCCATGGCCATGAGATCGACCTTGCCGCAGAGACCTTCACGATGCCCGAGGTGGCGGCTAAGATCACTGCGGCTACGGGGAAGCTTGTTTCGGCAGTTACGTTGTCGAAGGAAGAGGCGCTGGCAAAACCCTATGGCGAGCTGGGCTATCAGCACGAGTCATGGAACAACGCCGAAGGTTATAAGGTGGATCTCGACACCGTCCGCAGTTGGGGCGTGCCACTGACGACGCTCGACGAGTTCATCGCGCAGAACCGCGACAAGTTCGCCATCGGCTGA
- a CDS encoding response regulator, protein MTDTVLIVEDELFVVLDLEDLIAEEGFAVSAHCGTVAATMRAIERQRPVCAILDVRLPDGEVFPAADRMQEMKVPLIFHSGHANENALRTRYPDAQICPKPSSPSHLREALKKAVGRTA, encoded by the coding sequence ATGACCGACACCGTACTGATCGTCGAGGACGAACTGTTCGTCGTCCTCGATCTGGAAGATCTGATCGCCGAAGAGGGTTTCGCTGTCTCCGCGCATTGCGGCACTGTTGCCGCCACCATGCGGGCGATCGAGCGTCAACGACCAGTCTGCGCTATCCTCGATGTCCGCCTCCCAGACGGAGAAGTCTTCCCGGCGGCGGATCGAATGCAGGAGATGAAAGTTCCGCTTATTTTTCATTCAGGCCACGCTAACGAGAATGCTCTGCGCACTCGCTATCCGGATGCGCAGATATGCCCCAAGCCCAGTTCTCCTTCCCACCTGCGCGAGGCATTAAAGAAGGCCGTCGGCAGAACAGCCTGA
- the groES gene encoding co-chaperone GroES → MHFRPLHDRVVVRRIEAEEKTSGGIIIPDTAKEKPQEGEVLAVGPGTRDDRGQLAELSVKVGDRILFGKWSGTEVKIDDEDLLIMKESDILGVVETQAELKQAA, encoded by the coding sequence ATGCATTTCCGCCCCTTGCACGACCGTGTGGTCGTCCGCCGCATTGAAGCTGAAGAGAAGACTTCAGGCGGCATCATTATCCCCGACACCGCCAAGGAAAAGCCGCAAGAAGGCGAAGTCCTCGCCGTCGGTCCTGGTACGCGCGACGATCGCGGGCAACTCGCCGAACTATCTGTCAAGGTCGGTGACCGGATCCTGTTCGGCAAATGGTCGGGGACCGAGGTCAAGATCGATGACGAGGATCTGCTCATCATGAAGGAGAGCGATATCCTTGGCGTAGTCGAAACCCAGGCTGAGCTGAAGCAGGCGGCCTGA
- a CDS encoding CheR family methyltransferase, whose protein sequence is MSGDERTRGIPIVGIGASAGGLEALREMLSVARLPTEMAFVVVQHLDPNYESMLAQLLDRASPLDVLQCEGGEEVLPDRVYIIPPGRGLALQDGKLQLTDFAQPRGLRRPIDDFFISLAAEKQTDAACVILSGTGADGSTGLRAIKEQGGVCVVQTPETARYDGMPVSAVGTGLVDYVKQPSEILDCLGAFFARRRGEPHEREAELVADHVDDLCATLRKAVGHDFSGYKRSTLVRRVERRMHVLNIDSASGYLQRVQSDSGECEALFRDLLINVTRFFRDPEMFDALREKVIEPLLRDRSSDDDIRVWIPGCSSGEEAYSIAMLFAETARRMNFANPVQIFASDIDEQMLQIAREGIYPASALADIPSPMRERWTTLHGEKFAISNKIRDLIRFSNHSVVKDPPFSRIDLVSCRNLLIYFDDRLQQSVMPILHYAIREGGYLFLGPSESIGRFDHLFPALDNHARIFERAPGNPRYPIDLPGGERGVQRHREDSSNRDVRRKQSDAGIAVQRLVDRYAPPAMVLNQDGAVLAAYGKLSRYFDFPVTRTGGTSAISLAKPGLRDVLGPLVRQARDARKKVVAREVEVRSDYGIQPVEAICEPLPDNSLLLILRDRGPFQPFDGPDFTEIESGDDHMEALEEELRLTRHKLRTAVEELETANEELKSSNEEMMSMNEELQSTNEELSTVNDELKSKVDQLTVANADLRNFFESTELAVIVLDGQLRIRSFTEAATAIFPLQQTDRGRLLADVATRLDDSTYLDDARRVAGSGEPLHRRVRTSDGGRTLSLRVLPYRTQHGTIDGATLVLSDITVALLMEDDLAAERERLDLAVKTGGIGIWEYRPDEDDVILDTTSRSQLSLPANGNVSLGHVLAKVHPEDRASLEDCIAHTLYSDQDMEIAFRVCDAEDAAACRQLKAYGRLIDSRPRRLVGATIDLTAEYAVAETRGLMLREMNHRVKNLFAVVSGIISVAGRSHNDVRSYGADLRERIAALGRAHSLASPSGDEQQTFSLRTLIETTTAAYAGQSGILVEGPQIDIDRNCLSPLALILHEWTTNAAKYGVLGPRAGTLRVRWTLSADGIDLLWDEEGDDTIDVGEGSGFGTLLVTTSARQLGARISRELRDGHFALRLWLPGGVMVR, encoded by the coding sequence TTGAGCGGCGACGAACGGACGCGCGGTATCCCGATCGTCGGGATCGGCGCATCGGCGGGCGGGCTTGAGGCCCTGCGTGAGATGCTCTCGGTGGCCCGACTGCCTACTGAAATGGCATTCGTGGTCGTCCAGCATCTCGACCCCAACTACGAGAGCATGCTGGCCCAGCTGCTGGACCGGGCTAGCCCGCTCGACGTGCTCCAGTGCGAGGGCGGCGAAGAAGTGCTGCCAGACCGCGTGTACATCATACCGCCGGGCCGCGGTCTCGCGCTGCAGGACGGCAAACTGCAGCTGACCGATTTCGCCCAGCCGCGCGGGCTTCGCCGTCCGATCGACGATTTCTTCATCTCGCTCGCCGCCGAGAAGCAGACCGATGCCGCCTGCGTGATCCTCTCCGGTACGGGAGCCGACGGATCGACGGGATTGCGTGCGATCAAGGAGCAAGGCGGGGTCTGCGTCGTCCAGACACCGGAAACCGCGCGCTACGATGGGATGCCCGTATCCGCGGTCGGGACAGGCCTCGTGGATTACGTCAAGCAGCCGTCGGAGATCCTCGATTGCCTCGGCGCGTTCTTCGCCCGACGCCGAGGCGAGCCCCACGAACGCGAAGCCGAACTTGTCGCCGATCATGTCGATGACCTGTGCGCCACCTTGCGCAAGGCCGTCGGTCACGATTTCTCGGGCTACAAGCGCTCGACGCTGGTACGGCGCGTCGAGCGGCGCATGCACGTGCTGAACATCGATTCGGCCAGTGGCTATCTCCAACGCGTGCAATCGGATTCAGGCGAATGCGAGGCGCTGTTCCGCGATCTGCTGATCAATGTCACGCGGTTCTTCCGCGACCCCGAGATGTTCGACGCGCTGCGCGAGAAGGTGATCGAGCCGCTACTGCGCGACCGTTCCAGCGACGACGACATCAGGGTCTGGATCCCGGGCTGTTCCAGCGGGGAGGAGGCATACAGCATCGCCATGCTGTTCGCCGAGACGGCACGGCGCATGAATTTCGCCAACCCGGTGCAAATATTCGCCTCCGACATCGACGAGCAGATGCTGCAGATCGCGCGGGAGGGAATTTATCCCGCCTCCGCGCTGGCTGATATCCCTTCGCCCATGCGCGAGCGGTGGACGACGCTGCATGGGGAGAAATTCGCAATCTCGAACAAAATCCGCGATCTTATCCGGTTTTCCAACCACTCAGTTGTAAAGGATCCGCCGTTCTCGCGGATCGACCTTGTTTCCTGCCGCAACCTTCTGATCTACTTCGACGATCGCCTGCAGCAATCGGTAATGCCGATCCTGCATTACGCGATCCGGGAGGGCGGATACTTATTCCTCGGGCCTTCGGAAAGCATCGGCCGCTTCGACCATCTGTTCCCGGCTCTGGATAATCACGCCCGCATCTTCGAGCGCGCCCCCGGCAACCCCCGATACCCGATCGACTTGCCGGGCGGAGAGCGAGGCGTTCAGCGTCACCGCGAAGATAGCAGCAATCGGGATGTCAGGCGCAAGCAGTCCGACGCCGGCATAGCCGTCCAGCGCCTGGTCGATCGTTATGCGCCGCCTGCCATGGTACTCAATCAGGACGGCGCGGTGCTTGCCGCCTATGGCAAGTTGAGCCGCTATTTCGATTTCCCGGTAACCCGCACGGGCGGCACCAGCGCGATCTCGCTAGCCAAGCCGGGCCTGCGCGACGTGCTCGGCCCGCTCGTGCGCCAGGCCCGCGATGCCCGCAAGAAGGTGGTGGCCCGCGAGGTCGAGGTGCGTTCGGATTACGGCATCCAGCCTGTCGAGGCGATTTGCGAGCCGTTGCCTGACAACTCGCTGTTGCTTATCCTGCGCGATCGCGGCCCCTTTCAGCCGTTCGACGGGCCGGACTTTACCGAGATCGAAAGCGGCGACGATCACATGGAAGCGCTGGAAGAGGAACTTCGCCTCACCCGCCACAAGCTGCGCACCGCTGTTGAGGAACTGGAGACAGCGAACGAGGAGTTGAAAAGCTCCAACGAAGAAATGATGTCGATGAACGAGGAGCTGCAGTCCACCAACGAGGAGCTGTCCACCGTCAACGACGAGCTGAAAAGCAAGGTGGACCAGCTTACCGTCGCGAATGCTGACTTGCGCAACTTCTTTGAGTCCACCGAACTGGCGGTGATCGTGCTCGACGGACAGCTTCGTATCCGCAGTTTCACCGAAGCGGCGACTGCCATTTTCCCGTTGCAGCAGACCGATCGGGGGCGCCTGTTGGCAGACGTCGCAACGCGCCTGGACGACAGCACTTACCTTGACGACGCGCGGCGCGTGGCGGGCAGCGGCGAGCCTCTCCACCGCCGGGTTCGCACGAGCGACGGCGGCCGAACCCTGTCGCTGCGCGTTCTGCCCTATCGGACCCAGCACGGGACGATCGATGGCGCCACGCTGGTACTGAGCGACATCACCGTAGCCCTGCTGATGGAAGACGATCTGGCTGCCGAGCGCGAAAGACTCGATCTGGCCGTGAAGACCGGCGGAATCGGGATCTGGGAGTATCGTCCGGATGAAGACGACGTGATCCTCGATACCACGAGCCGTAGCCAGCTTTCGTTGCCGGCCAATGGCAATGTGAGTCTCGGCCATGTGCTGGCGAAGGTACATCCCGAGGATCGCGCCTCGCTCGAAGACTGCATCGCTCATACCCTTTACAGCGATCAGGACATGGAAATCGCCTTCCGGGTGTGCGACGCGGAGGATGCCGCCGCCTGCCGTCAGCTCAAGGCATACGGCCGGCTCATCGACTCGCGTCCGCGCCGCTTGGTGGGGGCAACGATCGACCTGACGGCCGAATATGCAGTCGCTGAGACGCGCGGCCTCATGCTGCGCGAAATGAACCACAGGGTGAAGAACCTGTTCGCAGTGGTCAGCGGCATTATTTCGGTTGCCGGTCGGTCTCACAACGACGTTCGCAGCTATGGCGCGGATCTGCGCGAGCGCATCGCGGCGCTGGGCAGGGCACACTCCCTGGCATCGCCTTCCGGCGACGAGCAGCAGACATTCTCGCTTCGTACCCTCATCGAAACGACGACGGCCGCCTACGCTGGGCAATCCGGGATTCTGGTCGAAGGCCCGCAGATCGACATCGATCGCAACTGCCTCTCCCCTCTTGCCCTCATCCTGCACGAATGGACGACCAATGCCGCAAAGTACGGCGTCCTGGGGCCGCGCGCGGGAACTCTTCGAGTGCGCTGGACGTTGAGCGCCGACGGGATTGACTTGCTGTGGGACGAAGAGGGTGATGACACGATTGATGTGGGCGAGGGATCGGGCTTCGGGACATTGCTCGTCACCACTTCCGCGCGGCAACTTGGTGCCCGGATTTCCCGTGAACTGCGCGATGGCCATTTTGCCCTTCGATTATGGCTGCCTGGCGGTGTGATGGTTCGATGA
- the groL gene encoding chaperonin GroEL (60 kDa chaperone family; promotes refolding of misfolded polypeptides especially under stressful conditions; forms two stacked rings of heptamers to form a barrel-shaped 14mer; ends can be capped by GroES; misfolded proteins enter the barrel where they are refolded when GroES binds) — protein MAAKEVKFASDARDRMLRGVDTLANAVKVTLGPKGRNVVIEKSFGAPRITKDGVTVAKEIELKDKFENMGAQMLREVANKQNDKAGDGTTTATVLAQAIVREGAKAVAAGMNPMDVKRGIDLAVNAVVNDLESHAWKVSANSEIAQVATISANGDEEVGRILAEAMDKVGNEGVITVEEAKSLATELETVEGMQFDRGYLSPYFVTDAEKLKVEFDDPYILIHEKKLSNLQALVPLLEKVVQSGRPLLIIAEDVEGEALATLVVNRLRGGLKVAAVKAPGFGDRRKAMLEDIAVLTGGNVVSDDLGIKLETVAVSMLGSAKKIIIDKDNTTVVDGAGSRSDIDARLAQIRSQIENTTSDYDREKLQERVAKLAGGVAVIRVGGATEVEVKERKDRVDDALHATRAAVEEGILPGGGIALLRALKALDGLKVANDDQQSGIDIVRRALRAPVRQIVDNAGEDGAFIVGKLLESEDYNWGFNAATGTDEDLVKAGVIDPAKVVRTALQDAASVASLLITTEALVAELPKEEKSAPMPAMDY, from the coding sequence ATGGCTGCCAAGGAAGTAAAGTTTGCGTCCGATGCGCGTGATCGCATGCTGCGCGGCGTGGATACGCTGGCCAACGCGGTGAAGGTGACGCTTGGGCCCAAGGGCCGCAACGTCGTGATCGAGAAGTCGTTCGGTGCGCCGCGCATCACCAAGGACGGCGTCACCGTCGCCAAGGAAATCGAACTCAAGGACAAGTTCGAGAACATGGGCGCGCAGATGCTGCGCGAAGTCGCCAACAAGCAGAACGACAAGGCCGGTGACGGCACCACCACCGCCACCGTTCTGGCCCAGGCGATTGTTCGTGAGGGGGCAAAAGCGGTCGCCGCGGGGATGAACCCGATGGACGTCAAGCGGGGTATCGATCTCGCCGTGAACGCCGTCGTCAACGATCTCGAAAGCCACGCCTGGAAGGTAAGCGCCAACAGCGAAATCGCGCAGGTCGCGACCATCTCGGCTAATGGCGACGAGGAAGTCGGCCGTATTCTCGCCGAGGCGATGGATAAGGTCGGCAACGAAGGCGTCATCACCGTCGAGGAGGCCAAGAGCCTCGCGACCGAACTCGAAACGGTCGAGGGCATGCAGTTCGACCGCGGCTATCTCTCGCCCTACTTCGTCACCGATGCCGAGAAGCTCAAGGTTGAGTTCGACGATCCCTATATCCTCATCCACGAGAAGAAGCTCTCGAATCTGCAGGCGCTCGTCCCGCTGCTCGAGAAGGTGGTGCAGTCTGGGCGCCCGCTACTCATCATCGCCGAGGACGTCGAAGGCGAGGCCTTGGCAACGCTGGTCGTCAACAGGCTGCGCGGCGGGCTCAAGGTCGCGGCGGTCAAGGCGCCGGGCTTCGGCGATCGGCGCAAGGCGATGCTCGAGGACATCGCCGTCCTCACCGGCGGCAATGTCGTTAGCGACGATCTCGGGATCAAGCTCGAGACCGTCGCCGTCTCGATGCTGGGTAGCGCCAAGAAGATCATCATCGACAAGGATAACACGACCGTCGTCGATGGCGCGGGCTCGCGTTCCGACATCGATGCCCGCCTCGCCCAGATCCGCTCACAGATCGAAAACACGACCAGCGATTACGACCGTGAGAAACTGCAGGAGCGTGTGGCCAAGCTCGCGGGCGGTGTGGCGGTGATCCGCGTCGGTGGTGCCACCGAGGTGGAGGTCAAAGAGCGCAAGGACCGCGTCGACGATGCACTTCATGCGACCCGTGCTGCCGTAGAGGAAGGCATCCTGCCGGGCGGCGGGATCGCACTACTGCGAGCATTGAAAGCACTTGATGGTCTCAAGGTGGCGAATGACGATCAGCAGTCAGGCATCGACATCGTTCGCCGAGCTCTTCGGGCACCCGTTAGGCAGATCGTTGACAATGCCGGCGAGGACGGCGCGTTCATCGTCGGCAAGCTGCTCGAGAGCGAGGACTACAACTGGGGTTTCAACGCTGCCACCGGCACGGACGAGGATCTGGTAAAGGCTGGCGTCATCGATCCGGCAAAGGTCGTGCGTACTGCGCTCCAGGATGCAGCGTCGGTCGCTTCGCTGCTCATCACCACCGAGGCGCTCGTGGCCGAACTGCCGAAAGAGGAGAAATCCGCCCCGATGCCGGCGATGGATTATTGA
- a CDS encoding TetR/AcrR family transcriptional regulator, producing MTVPAQSHQHRLPPAERGRSQDSSRDDLIISAALELLGTNGYHGLTMTDVASRAGVSKATLYRRWMAKADLVADAVATLSPVSTPRYPGTSLRDDLLALLEQAGNCDGRSAVVIATMEQAGSHPDLYRSLTERFSTFIRTELHKLAQRSADTGHVPLSEAELDVMVDTVIALLAHDAGPAGTSVPRDRLAKLVDNGLMLLLTGTRETD from the coding sequence ATGACCGTACCAGCCCAGAGCCACCAACATCGCTTGCCTCCAGCGGAACGCGGGCGGTCGCAGGACAGCAGCCGTGATGACCTGATTATCAGCGCCGCACTCGAGCTGCTCGGCACCAACGGATATCACGGCCTAACAATGACCGATGTGGCTTCGCGTGCGGGGGTATCGAAGGCGACGCTGTATCGACGTTGGATGGCAAAGGCGGACCTTGTCGCTGATGCGGTCGCCACGCTGAGCCCGGTGAGCACACCTCGCTATCCGGGCACATCGTTGCGCGATGATCTGCTCGCGCTGTTGGAGCAGGCCGGCAATTGTGACGGGAGAAGTGCGGTCGTGATTGCGACCATGGAGCAGGCGGGGTCGCACCCGGACCTTTATCGATCCCTTACCGAAAGGTTCAGTACGTTCATCCGCACTGAACTACATAAGCTGGCGCAGCGATCAGCGGATACTGGACATGTGCCTTTGTCGGAGGCCGAACTCGACGTGATGGTGGACACGGTGATTGCGCTTCTCGCCCATGACGCGGGACCGGCCGGTACTTCAGTTCCGCGCGACCGTCTTGCCAAGCTAGTCGATAACGGGTTGATGCTGCTGCTCACTGGGACACGTGAAACGGATTAG
- a CDS encoding NAD(P)/FAD-dependent oxidoreductase encodes MTGLTDVIVVGGGPAGCISALALCRLGLSVRLIEEHVGARPHVGEAISVAVLRQLHDLGLEGILDRAGWQRFSRCDERWATESWITRDAPPGAATLDRGRFDAALVDICREAGVVVDLGRRATTAIRRSEGGWSVILADGEVRGANFLVDAAGRRGLLPKSRRWQGPRTIALYAYWSGAGLPDRPRIAAGGGVWSWGAPVADLGFNATLFTDRQALPRSRGDLRQIYLDGLADTDLLPQLRTVLSCGQVTACDASAWLDEEAVGPDYIKVGEAAQSFDPLASMGVQHCIQSARSASVVVNTILRRPGSQAVARQYYEQRLERSAWTHAVATKEIYGRSVHAEKPFWRSRCAGGAAAARVEAHPMSRPKPVLSTPIHLDRSRVVEVPCLCGDFVEPRLAVLAGTEGEPVAFLGGIPIDMIVLAIVDSETVGDLLEALVRGQAGTQAHRVCGWLIDKGVVQVSAVCEQPRR; translated from the coding sequence GTGACGGGCCTTACCGACGTGATCGTCGTCGGCGGCGGTCCGGCGGGGTGCATCAGCGCGCTTGCGCTTTGTCGCCTGGGCTTGTCGGTCCGCCTGATCGAGGAGCATGTCGGCGCCAGACCCCATGTCGGCGAGGCGATCAGCGTGGCCGTTCTCCGCCAGCTCCACGACTTAGGCCTCGAAGGCATCCTAGATCGTGCCGGCTGGCAGCGGTTTTCACGGTGCGACGAGCGCTGGGCAACGGAAAGCTGGATCACGAGGGACGCACCACCGGGCGCGGCGACGTTAGACCGGGGCCGCTTCGATGCGGCACTGGTGGACATCTGTCGGGAGGCGGGTGTCGTCGTCGATCTCGGACGCCGCGCCACCACCGCCATCCGTCGGTCAGAAGGAGGTTGGAGCGTTATACTCGCGGATGGCGAGGTTCGCGGGGCCAACTTCTTGGTCGATGCGGCTGGTCGGCGGGGCCTGTTGCCGAAGTCGCGCCGCTGGCAGGGACCGCGCACGATCGCGCTCTATGCCTATTGGAGCGGTGCGGGTCTCCCGGATCGACCCCGCATCGCGGCCGGTGGAGGCGTTTGGTCTTGGGGCGCGCCGGTCGCGGATCTGGGCTTCAACGCTACGCTGTTCACCGATCGTCAGGCCTTGCCACGGAGCCGAGGGGATCTGCGCCAGATCTATCTCGACGGGTTGGCCGACACGGACCTCCTGCCTCAATTAAGAACCGTCCTTTCCTGCGGCCAAGTGACCGCGTGCGACGCCAGTGCCTGGCTCGACGAGGAGGCAGTGGGCCCGGACTATATCAAGGTCGGAGAGGCGGCGCAGAGCTTCGATCCGCTAGCCTCGATGGGCGTCCAGCACTGTATCCAGTCGGCCCGTAGTGCGTCCGTCGTGGTCAACACCATCCTTCGCCGACCCGGCTCGCAAGCCGTGGCGCGGCAATACTATGAGCAGAGGTTGGAGCGATCGGCCTGGACGCATGCCGTCGCGACCAAAGAGATCTACGGCCGGAGCGTCCACGCCGAGAAGCCGTTCTGGCGGTCCCGGTGCGCGGGCGGCGCGGCGGCTGCGCGCGTCGAGGCGCATCCCATGAGCCGTCCCAAGCCAGTTCTCTCGACGCCCATCCATCTGGACCGAAGCCGCGTTGTGGAGGTACCCTGTCTGTGCGGTGATTTCGTCGAGCCACGCCTAGCGGTGTTGGCTGGGACCGAGGGGGAGCCTGTAGCCTTCCTCGGCGGCATTCCGATTGACATGATCGTACTAGCGATAGTGGATAGCGAAACGGTCGGGGACCTGCTGGAGGCACTCGTGCGCGGGCAAGCCGGAACTCAAGCCCACCGGGTCTGCGGCTGGCTCATCGACAAGGGAGTCGTTCAGGTGTCCGCTGTGTGCGAACAGCCACGACGATGA
- a CDS encoding radical SAM/SPASM domain-containing protein, giving the protein MTLATAIIDASRPRSRDAHVLRWDGAAQLLLPDGSQLFDIDEALADELTLAGSSADGAATAAILARLGLEPRADRCASTPDDRRVRAISLAVAQSCNLGCGYCYAQGGSFGGSPKGMDLGTAQAAIDMLLRETLPYEQVNIAFLGGEPLMGRDVVHASTRYAVEEAARRGIAVSFSITTNGTLVSERDIELFDAHRFAVTVSLDGVGGDHDLQRPFKGGRGSYARIMERIAPLLGGGRGCQVSARVTVTPRNLDLLPMLNHFTDIGFHSVGFSPMLSAPGEQDEMQERHLHSMLEQMVSCGREFEARTAAGERYPFLNLLNALREIHRGTHRPYPCGAGAGYLGVSAEGELAACHRFVDAPEGAMGTLADGVDRERQDVWLNERHVHAQPGCRSCWARYLCAGGCHHETLSRSRPACDFIRGWLHYAIGAYGRLSRTRPDFIGQLVR; this is encoded by the coding sequence ATGACCTTGGCCACCGCCATCATCGACGCTTCACGCCCCCGCTCACGCGACGCACATGTGCTCCGGTGGGACGGTGCCGCTCAGCTTCTCCTTCCGGACGGTAGCCAACTGTTCGACATCGACGAGGCGCTTGCCGACGAACTCACGCTGGCCGGCTCGTCCGCAGACGGTGCCGCCACCGCTGCGATCCTAGCACGCCTCGGTCTCGAGCCGCGCGCGGACCGCTGCGCGTCGACCCCGGACGATCGACGCGTGCGGGCGATCTCGCTCGCTGTTGCGCAGAGTTGCAATCTCGGGTGCGGCTACTGTTACGCCCAGGGTGGATCGTTCGGTGGGTCACCCAAGGGGATGGACCTGGGGACCGCGCAGGCCGCGATCGACATGCTTTTGCGGGAGACCCTTCCCTACGAGCAGGTCAACATCGCCTTTCTGGGCGGCGAGCCGCTTATGGGTCGCGATGTCGTGCATGCGTCAACCCGATATGCGGTCGAGGAGGCGGCGCGGCGCGGTATCGCCGTTTCCTTCTCCATCACCACCAACGGCACCCTTGTCTCCGAGCGCGACATCGAGCTGTTTGACGCGCACCGCTTCGCCGTCACCGTCAGTCTCGACGGTGTCGGCGGCGACCACGACCTGCAGCGTCCCTTCAAGGGTGGCCGCGGAAGCTACGCGCGGATCATGGAGCGCATCGCACCACTGCTCGGCGGCGGGCGTGGCTGCCAGGTATCGGCCCGCGTGACCGTCACGCCGCGTAATCTCGACCTGCTGCCGATGCTCAATCACTTCACGGACATCGGCTTCCACAGCGTCGGGTTCTCGCCAATGCTTTCCGCGCCCGGCGAGCAGGATGAGATGCAGGAGCGGCACCTGCACTCAATGCTCGAGCAGATGGTTTCCTGCGGCCGGGAATTCGAGGCGAGGACCGCCGCCGGCGAGCGCTACCCGTTCCTGAACCTCCTCAACGCGCTTCGCGAGATCCACCGCGGCACGCACCGCCCCTATCCCTGTGGCGCCGGGGCCGGCTACCTCGGCGTCTCTGCGGAAGGGGAGTTGGCCGCCTGCCACCGCTTCGTCGACGCGCCGGAAGGTGCGATGGGCACGCTTGCGGACGGCGTTGATCGCGAGCGGCAGGATGTCTGGCTGAACGAACGGCACGTCCACGCCCAGCCTGGATGCCGTTCGTGTTGGGCTCGCTACCTTTGCGCTGGCGGTTGCCATCACGAGACACTGAGCCGTAGCCGTCCGGCCTGCGACTTCATTCGTGGCTGGCTGCACTACGCGATCGGGGCCTACGGCCGCCTCTCGCGGACGAGGCCCGACTTCATCGGCCAACTGGTGCGGTGA